The Heliangelus exortis chromosome 21, bHelExo1.hap1, whole genome shotgun sequence genome includes a window with the following:
- the PRR11 gene encoding proline-rich protein 11 isoform X2, with protein MAKYKKRRRKQRARAKFVLKKKGSAANPENTLCPSPRSAGDLPLNTSSVPSHLSSLWSIPLPSVKNVVKPFTTTASFLYCWCQNTVAQCFKMVKDTIFPSQIYLKELNTFREQLEKLEAELSRLQGTLQMNGIAALPSENSLCQRCNKPVLGAPVQVQMDSSTSASRTPAVQLQPGSAPPPPPPPPPPPPPPLPPPKLPPAPLLLKRGSGSKALLAPSPKKDGPMQITLKDLLNVKLKKTNSSLRMGKAESPVKTRRALITVSDLQSVSLRPKSKLPAPVTNSLTTPPKNQFDLRKHLKKVNIQRSPGGTPLNSKENTECGTGLTPVMTQALRRKFQMAHPKSPSPARLSAANSFDEQK; from the exons atGGCAAAGTATAAGAAACGCCGACGAAAACAGAGAGCCAGAGCTAaatttgtattgaaaaaaaagggCAGTGCTGCAAACCCTGAGAACACACTTTGTCCTTCTCCACG GTCAGCAGGTGATCTTCCTCTGAACACATCATCTGTCCCAAGCCATCTGTCCTCACTCTGGTCAATACCTTTGCCCAGTGTAAAAAATGTGGTAAAACCCTTTACAACAACAGCATCATTTTTGTACTGCTGGTGCCAGAACACGGTTGCACAA TGTTTTAAGATGGTTAAAGACACCATATTTCCATCACAAATCTACCTAAAGGAGCTAAATACAttcagagagcagctggaaaagttGGAAGCTGAGCTTTCCAGACTCCAAGGAACACTGCAG atgaatgGGATTGCAGCTTTGCCTTCAGAAAACTCTCTTTGTCAAAGGTGTAACAAACCAGTCCTGGGTGCTCCTGTACAAGTGCAGATGGATTCATCCACATCAGCATCCAGAACTCCTGCagtccagctgcagcctggatCTGCAccccctccaccacctcctcctcctccacctcctccaccaccaCTGCCCCCACCAAAACTGCCTCCAGCACCTCTCCTCCTCAAAAGGGGCAGTGGCTCCAAAGCACTTTTG GCACCATCACCAAAAAAAGATGGGCCCATGCAGATCACCCTCAAGGATCTCCTGAATGTtaagctgaagaaaacaaacagcagcctGAGGATGGGCAAG GCAGAATCACCAGTGAAGACACGCAGGGCATTAATTACAGTCTCAGATTTACAGAGTGTTAGTCTGAGACCTAAATCCAAGCTACCAGCTCCTGTTACAAACTCCTTGAC taccCCTCCTAAAAATCAGTTCGATCTTCGAAAACATCTGAAGAAAGTCAATATACAAAG aagtcCTGGAGGCACTCCACTAAATagtaaagaaaacacagaatgtGGGACTGGGCTGACACCAGTAATGACTCAGGCACTACGGCGTAAATTTCAG ATGGCTCATCCCAAGAGTCCCTCACCTGCCCGGTTAAGTGCTGCAAACAGCTTTGATGAACAAAAGTAG
- the PRR11 gene encoding proline-rich protein 11 isoform X1: MAKYKKRRRKQRARAKFVLKKKGSAANPENTLCPSPRSAGDLPLNTSSVPSHLSSLWSIPLPSVKNVVKPFTTTASFLYCWCQNTVAQCFKMVKDTIFPSQIYLKELNTFREQLEKLEAELSRLQGTLQMNGIAALPSENSLCQRCNKPVLGAPVQVQMDSSTSASRTPAVQLQPGSAPPPPPPPPPPPPPPLPPPKLPPAPLLLKRGSGSKALLAPSPKKDGPMQITLKDLLNVKLKKTNSSLRMGKAESPVKTRRALITVSDLQSVSLRPKSKLPAPVTNSLTTPPKNQFDLRKHLKKVNIQRSPGGTPLNSKENTECGTGLTPVMTQALRRKFQASQMCLFLE; the protein is encoded by the exons atGGCAAAGTATAAGAAACGCCGACGAAAACAGAGAGCCAGAGCTAaatttgtattgaaaaaaaagggCAGTGCTGCAAACCCTGAGAACACACTTTGTCCTTCTCCACG GTCAGCAGGTGATCTTCCTCTGAACACATCATCTGTCCCAAGCCATCTGTCCTCACTCTGGTCAATACCTTTGCCCAGTGTAAAAAATGTGGTAAAACCCTTTACAACAACAGCATCATTTTTGTACTGCTGGTGCCAGAACACGGTTGCACAA TGTTTTAAGATGGTTAAAGACACCATATTTCCATCACAAATCTACCTAAAGGAGCTAAATACAttcagagagcagctggaaaagttGGAAGCTGAGCTTTCCAGACTCCAAGGAACACTGCAG atgaatgGGATTGCAGCTTTGCCTTCAGAAAACTCTCTTTGTCAAAGGTGTAACAAACCAGTCCTGGGTGCTCCTGTACAAGTGCAGATGGATTCATCCACATCAGCATCCAGAACTCCTGCagtccagctgcagcctggatCTGCAccccctccaccacctcctcctcctccacctcctccaccaccaCTGCCCCCACCAAAACTGCCTCCAGCACCTCTCCTCCTCAAAAGGGGCAGTGGCTCCAAAGCACTTTTG GCACCATCACCAAAAAAAGATGGGCCCATGCAGATCACCCTCAAGGATCTCCTGAATGTtaagctgaagaaaacaaacagcagcctGAGGATGGGCAAG GCAGAATCACCAGTGAAGACACGCAGGGCATTAATTACAGTCTCAGATTTACAGAGTGTTAGTCTGAGACCTAAATCCAAGCTACCAGCTCCTGTTACAAACTCCTTGAC taccCCTCCTAAAAATCAGTTCGATCTTCGAAAACATCTGAAGAAAGTCAATATACAAAG aagtcCTGGAGGCACTCCACTAAATagtaaagaaaacacagaatgtGGGACTGGGCTGACACCAGTAATGACTCAGGCACTACGGCGTAAATTTCAGGCAAGTCAAATGTGTCTCTTTTTGGAATGA
- the SMG8 gene encoding nonsense-mediated mRNA decay factor SMG8: protein MPQPVGMPGTMGAAVGPVSLRELLVAATAASEAGGGAVGDEEVCVVGIFGKTALQLCSEKEALVSTVCDRQVFPLFPEEDPEMVDGSPGEEVDLATKDYNRLQAYYSQENRVLYLVLTSICDTPQLLRACRDLEAAENRESGPGQPSGGPAPLPHAEAHEFWKHQEKLHCLSLLYLFSVCHILLLVHPTCSFDITYDRVFRALDGLRQKVLPSLKAAIKDCPVGKEWKLNCRPCPPRLLFLFQLNGALKVDPPPARGQDPCSHLEKPPPKKHSPKRRLQHALEDQIYRIFRKSRVLTNQSINCLFTVPANQAFVYIVAGGDGDDPVAMLLEQLRNNCTMREPESLLAPTLSGPRRYQMMRHGRQQLSFNAESSSSSSSSSGQLVDCTLKEFLWQHVELVLSKKGFDDSVGRNPQPSHFELPTYQKWVATALKLYEVTIEAKDDDPNSPTGELSSKIMSSIKVLEGYLDIDTKFSENRCQKALPMAHSAYQSNLPHNYTMTVHKNQLAQALRVYSQHARGPAFHKYAMQLNEDCYKFWSNGHQLCEERSLTDQHCVHKFHLLPKPGEKPEADRNPPVLYHNSRARSTGACNCGRKQAPRDDPFDIKAANYDFYQMLEEKCCGKLEHINFPVFQPSTPDPAPARDESSPAPPEGEIEKLKEKEPQTQGESTGLSLALSLGQSTGSLGTYPPDTQGGGDNAESHGQSGDSKSEKRPSLVDRQASTVEYLPGMLHSNCPKGLLPKFSSWSLVKLGPAKAYNFHTGLDQQGFIPGTNYLMPWDIVIRTRTEDEGDLDTNSWPAPNKAVPGKRNAVVMGRGRRRDDIARAFVGFEYEDARGRRFMCSGPDKVMKVMGGGPKESAIKALNSDMPLYILSSTQGRGLKPHYAQFMRLFVVVPDAPLQIMLTPQVQPGPPPCPVFYPEKQEITLPSDGLWVLRFPYAYVTERGPCFPPKESQHLMSYKVLRGILKAITQ, encoded by the exons ATGCCGCAACCGGTCGGGATGCCCGGGACTATGGGGGCGGCGGTGGGACCCGTCAGCTTGcgggagctgctggtggccgCTACGGCCGCCTCCgaggcgggcggcggggcggtgGGCGATGAGGAGGTGTGCGTGGTGGGCATCTTCGGGAAGACGGCGCTGCAGCTGTGCTCGGAGAAGGAGGCCCTGGTGAGCACCGTCTGCGACCGGCAGGTCTTCCCCCTCTTCCCGGAGGAGGACCCCGAGATGGTAGACGGCTCTCCGGGGGAGGAGGTCGACCTAGCGACCAAGGACTACAACCGGTTGCAGGCCTACTACAGCCAGGAGAACCGGGTGCTGTACTTGGTGCTCACCTCCATCTGTGATACCCCGCAGCTGCTCCGAGCCTGCCGGGACCTGGAGGCGGCCGAGAACAGGGAGAGCGGACCCGGCCAACCCTCCGGCGGTCCGGCCCCCCTGCCTCACGCCGAAGCCCACGAGTTCTGGAAGCACCAGGAGAAGCTGCACTGCCTGAGCCTCCTCTACCTCTTCTCCGTCTGCCACATCTTGCTGCTGGTGCATCCCACCTGCTCCTTCGACATCACCTACGACCGCGTCTTCAGGGCGCTGGATGGGCTGCGGCAGAAGGTTCTGCCCTCCCTGAAGGCTGCGATCAAAGACTGCCCGGTGGGCAAGGAGTGGAAGCTCAACTGCAGGCCGTGCCCTCCAcgccttctcttcctcttccagctcAACGGAGCCCTGAAGGTGGATCCCCCCCCAGCTAGGGGCCAGGACCCCTGCAGTCACCTAGAAAAGCCACCCCCGAAGAAGCACTCTCCCAAGAGGAGGTTGCAGCATGCCCTGGAGGATCAGATCTACCGCATCTTCCGCAAGAGCAGGGTGCTAACCAACCAGAGCATCAACTGCCTCTTCACTGTGCCTGCTAACCAGGCTTTTGTGTACATTGTggctggtggggatggggatgatcCAGTGGCCATGCTTCTTGAGCAACTCAGGAACAACTGCACCATGCGAGAGCCCGAGTCGCTGCTGGCTCCCACCCTCTCGGGACCCAGGAGGTATCAGATGATGAGGcatggcaggcagcagctgtcTTTcaatgcagagagcagcagcagcagctccagctcctctgggcagcttgtgGATTGTACCCTCAAGGAGTTCTTGTGGCAGCACGTGGAGCTGGTGCTCAGCAAGAAAGGCTTCGATGACAGTGTGGGGAGAAACCCGCAGCCCTCTCACTTTGAGCTTCCTACCTACCAGAAGTGGGTTGCTACAGCTTTAAAACTGTATGAGGTGACTATCGAAGCCAAAGATGACGACCCAAACTCTCCCACTGGGGAACTGAGTTCAAAAATCATGAGTAGCATCAAAGTCTTGGAAGGATATCTAGACATAGACACCAAATTCTCAGAAAACCGTTGCCAGAAAGCTCTCCCCATGGCCCACAGCGCCTATCAGTCCAACCTGCCCCACAATTACACCATGACAGTCCATAAGAACCAGCTGGCACAGGCCTTACGTGTGTACAGTCAGCATGCCCGTGGCCCAGCCTTCCACAAGTATGCCATGCAGCTGAACGAGGACTGTTACAAGTTCTGGAGCAATGGACATCAGCTCTGCGAAGAGCGGAGTTTAACCGACCAGCACTGTGTGCATAAATTTCATCTGCTCCCCAAACCAG gGGAAAAGCCAGAAGCAGACAGGAATCCTCCAGTTCTGTACCACAACAGCCGGGCTCGTTCCACTGGTGCCTGTAACTGTGGAAGGAAACAAGCTCCTCGGGATGATCCCTTTGATATCAAAGCAGCTAATTATGACTTCTACCAG atgctggaagaaaaatgctgtgggaaactggAGCACATCAACTTTCCTGTATTTCAGCCAAGCACACCTGACCCAGCACCTGCTCGGGATGAGTCATCTCCTGCCCCTCCAGAAGGGGAGATTGAgaaacttaaagaaaaagaacctCAGACTCAGGGGGAAAGCACAGGCCTGAGCTTAGCCCTCAGCCTGGGCCAGTCAACAGGCAGCTTGGGCACTTACCCACCTGACACCCAAGGTGGAGGGGACAATGCAGAAAGTCATGGGCAGAGTGGGGACTCCAAAAGTGAGAAAAGGCCAAGCCTGGTCGATCGCCAGGCATCCACTGTCGAGTACCTCCCTGGGATGCTCCATTCTAATTGTCCCAAAGGGCTTTTGCCTAAATTCTCCAGTTGGTCACTGGTCAAGCTGGGGCCTGCTAAGGCTTATAATTTCCACACAGGCTTAGATCAACAAGGCTTTATCCCAGGTACCAACTATTTAATGCCTTGGGACATTGTCATCAGGACGAGAACTGAAGATGAGGGAGATTTGGATACGAATTCCTGGCCTGCACCTAACAAGGCTGttcctggaaaaagaaatgcagttgtgatgggaagaggaaggaggagagatgaCATAGCTCGAGCTTTTGTGGGATTTGAATATGAAGATGCACGTGGTAGGAGGTTCATGTGTTCAGGGCCTGATAAGGTCATGAAAGTGATGGGAGGGGGGCCAAAGGAATCTGCCATCAAAGCCCTCAACTCTGACATGCCCCTGTACATCCTCTCGTCGACTCAGGGACGAGGACTCAAACCACATTATGCTCAGTTCATGAGGCTCTTTGTGGTGGTTCCTGATGCTCCACTGCAGATCATGTTAACGCCTCAG gttCAACCAGGGCCCCCGCCTTGTCCTGTATTTTACCCTGAGAAGCAGGAAATAACCCTTCCATCTGATGGATTGTGGGTGCTTAGATTTCCTTATGCATATGTGACAGAACGTGGACCCTGCTTTCCTCCCAAGGAGAGCCAACATTTAATGAGTTACAAAGTTCTCCGAGGCATCCTGAAAGCGATCACACAATGA